One part of the Streptomyces nigra genome encodes these proteins:
- a CDS encoding DUF397 domain-containing protein, producing MDRIKPRIPVYNGMPARDLGSEGWHKPWSGGNGGNCLEAMKLSDGRIAVRQSTDPDGPALIYTTDEMTAFIEGAKAGKADFLLS from the coding sequence ATGGATCGCATCAAGCCGCGCATACCCGTCTACAACGGCATGCCCGCGCGGGACTTGGGCAGTGAGGGCTGGCACAAACCGTGGAGCGGGGGAAACGGCGGCAACTGCCTGGAGGCGATGAAACTCTCCGACGGGCGCATCGCCGTCCGGCAGTCCACCGACCCGGACGGACCGGCCCTGATCTACACGACGGACGAGATGACGGCGTTCATCGAGGGCGCCAAGGCGGGGAAGGCGGACTTCCTGCTCTCCTGA
- a CDS encoding fused DSP-PTPase phosphatase/NAD kinase-like protein: protein MAVLSATLPNPALRPRPLSRRLLRAVTLTLIGYLVLWAVGAGSILGLSFWARAETPAPAGTRAVQGVNHFQPVDGDGRLWRGSAPSPAGYRALAAMGVTTVVDLRAEHMSAAELSEPDKAGLSAVRLPIRDGQTPSPKQVQRFMDIVSSAPGPVFVHCGAGVGRTGAMVAAYLVNSGQDSATDAVRRNLAVGPPSLEQIYYGLNLSPAKAEQPPLPVVVVSRLVDAPRRIMSYF from the coding sequence ATGGCTGTCCTCTCCGCCACCCTGCCCAACCCTGCCCTGCGTCCTCGCCCACTGTCGCGACGCCTGCTGCGGGCCGTCACCCTCACCCTCATCGGTTACCTCGTGCTGTGGGCCGTGGGCGCCGGGAGCATTCTGGGTCTGTCCTTCTGGGCCCGCGCGGAGACTCCGGCACCGGCCGGAACCCGGGCCGTACAGGGCGTGAACCACTTCCAGCCGGTGGACGGCGACGGCCGCCTGTGGCGCGGTTCCGCACCCTCCCCCGCCGGTTACCGGGCCCTGGCGGCCATGGGCGTCACCACGGTGGTCGACCTGCGCGCCGAGCACATGAGCGCGGCCGAGCTGTCCGAACCGGACAAGGCCGGGCTGTCCGCCGTACGGCTGCCGATCCGGGACGGGCAGACGCCGTCGCCGAAGCAGGTGCAGCGCTTCATGGACATCGTCTCCTCGGCGCCGGGCCCCGTGTTCGTGCACTGCGGCGCCGGTGTCGGCCGTACGGGCGCGATGGTGGCCGCCTACCTCGTGAACTCCGGGCAGGACTCGGCGACGGACGCGGTCCGGCGCAACCTCGCCGTCGGACCGCCGTCCCTCGAGCAGATCTACTACGGGCTGAACCTCAGCCCCGCCAAGGCCGAGCAGCCCCCGCTGCCGGTCGTGGTGGTGAGCCGGCTGGTGGACGCGCCCCGGCGCATCATGTCGTACTTCTGA
- a CDS encoding SAM-dependent methyltransferase, which produces MTGPHPAEIDTSKPHPARMYDWYLGGKDNYPVDEAMGRQMLALDPRVPVMARVNRAFMHRSITWLAQRGVRQFLDVGTGIPTEPNLHQVAQRVAPDARVVYCDNDPIVLAHAEALLRGTDEGATRYLQADVRDPEAVLEGARKVLDLDRPVALSLIALLHFVPDEDGAHELVGKLLSELPSGSYLVMTHATADFTPEESEAATAKLRAAGVTLALRSHAEFSRFFDGLELVEPGVQVPHLWHPELGDPVPGQEDGIIPGYGAVGRKP; this is translated from the coding sequence ATGACCGGGCCGCACCCCGCCGAGATCGACACGAGCAAGCCCCACCCCGCGCGGATGTACGACTGGTACCTCGGCGGGAAGGACAACTACCCCGTCGACGAGGCCATGGGCCGCCAGATGCTCGCCCTCGACCCGCGGGTGCCGGTCATGGCACGCGTCAACCGCGCGTTCATGCACCGGTCCATCACCTGGCTCGCGCAGCGGGGCGTACGACAGTTCCTCGACGTCGGCACGGGCATACCGACCGAGCCGAACCTCCACCAGGTCGCCCAGCGGGTCGCGCCCGACGCACGCGTCGTCTACTGCGACAACGACCCCATCGTGCTGGCCCACGCCGAGGCCCTGCTGCGCGGCACCGACGAGGGTGCCACGCGGTACCTCCAGGCCGACGTGCGCGATCCGGAGGCCGTCCTCGAGGGCGCCCGCAAGGTCCTCGACCTCGACCGCCCGGTCGCCCTCTCGCTCATCGCGCTGCTGCACTTCGTCCCCGACGAGGACGGCGCGCACGAGCTGGTCGGCAAGCTGCTGTCCGAACTCCCCTCGGGCAGCTACCTGGTGATGACCCACGCGACCGCCGACTTCACCCCCGAGGAGTCGGAGGCGGCCACCGCCAAACTCCGCGCGGCGGGCGTCACGCTGGCACTGCGCTCACACGCGGAGTTCAGCCGGTTCTTCGACGGCCTGGAACTCGTCGAACCGGGGGTACAGGTCCCGCACCTGTGGCACCCCGAACTGGGCGATCCCGTCCCCGGACAGGAGGACGGGATCATTCCGGGGTATGGCGCGGTGGGGCGCAAGCCTTAG
- a CDS encoding helix-turn-helix domain-containing protein — protein sequence MSEPRSAPTVGQVVLGRRLLDLRESAGLKREDAARILRVAPATVRRMEMAEVSLKIPYLQLLLKAYGVSDAEADAFVHLAEEANKPGWWQRFHDILPGWFSLYVSLEGAAALIRSYEPHFVPGLLQTEDYARGVLRSGAIGQTSPDDIERHVDLRMRRQRLLTREDAPRIWVVMDETVLHRQVGGPEVMRAQIDKLLDATKLPHVTLQIAPFANGVHPGTFGPFVLFRFAVPELPDMVYSEYLTGAVYLDARNEVATHLEVMDRMAAQAATAHRTKEILRDLRKEL from the coding sequence GTGAGCGAGCCGCGGTCCGCGCCGACAGTGGGCCAGGTCGTACTCGGCCGGCGCCTGCTCGACCTGCGCGAGAGCGCCGGCCTCAAGCGGGAGGACGCCGCCCGCATCCTGCGGGTCGCACCCGCCACGGTCCGCCGCATGGAGATGGCCGAGGTCTCGCTCAAGATCCCGTACCTCCAGCTGCTGCTGAAGGCGTACGGCGTCTCCGACGCGGAGGCCGACGCCTTCGTCCACCTCGCCGAGGAGGCCAACAAGCCCGGCTGGTGGCAGCGGTTCCACGACATCCTGCCCGGCTGGTTCTCCCTGTACGTCAGCCTGGAGGGCGCGGCCGCGCTCATCCGGTCGTACGAACCGCACTTCGTCCCCGGACTGCTCCAGACCGAGGACTACGCGCGCGGCGTGCTGCGCTCGGGCGCCATCGGCCAGACCAGCCCCGACGACATCGAACGCCATGTCGACCTGCGGATGCGCCGCCAGCGTCTCCTCACCCGCGAGGACGCGCCCCGCATCTGGGTCGTCATGGATGAGACCGTGCTGCACCGCCAGGTCGGCGGTCCGGAGGTGATGCGCGCCCAGATCGACAAACTGCTCGACGCCACGAAGCTGCCCCACGTGACCCTGCAGATCGCCCCGTTCGCCAACGGGGTGCATCCCGGCACGTTCGGCCCCTTCGTGCTCTTCCGATTCGCCGTGCCGGAACTCCCGGACATGGTCTACAGCGAGTACCTGACCGGCGCCGTCTACCTCGACGCGCGCAATGAGGTGGCCACCCATCTCGAGGTCATGGACCGCATGGCGGCACAGGCCGCTACGGCACATCGCACGAAGGAGATCCTGCGGGATCTCCGCAAGGAGCTGTGA